One window of the Anopheles cruzii chromosome 2, idAnoCruzAS_RS32_06, whole genome shotgun sequence genome contains the following:
- the LOC128267727 gene encoding midnolin homolog codes for MAATDGQIILAASRFASDSPPAYLRDFAKSSELPAVGKIVKGQYYNLGVPTLSNPSLQSTALFLNAGRKYQILAQPVKIKEGRKNTNVGPKVLIPETYAGYFELLSEDGRSTRCIESVLELSRRRNFRVLVRETLRCNHNSKSVHAGEILTTISDNGKQLQCRTAKDEIVNLPLEAKAKFSPIAKEDSISGVHTVRNLLQKRMPVTVRLVHGAAPKGLKQPFVPELRLLGCIEVDRIFALPLQKDMDLISVPLNAKIKIQRAKNMDQLDHFIEYSRFLDKAHRLLVDARDRLQIIDLKLTEKEKKDTSKLAGGANGRNKTSLTSGLTANGYVLKKSNSCDSNRYSPPIGGGSGGAGGGTGGAASPNGSIADEYDEIDQIYDYVRGLAPLPKNLYKFEAIEPIGSSSPPTATATTTPISNSVLLGPATHQHQLKTVENMKTAQSNAINNNNHYDTSNNNNSYSNIIKYSNHAQQQQQQQLASSNHHHHHHHHHHGGHSQPAQQHHLHHLHLHTASNSLESSSKHNSVAAALNAINNNHNASGTVAITTLDHKPIPPPIETIPGKKLPEKRQRPTLPKLYFKSNIGLHQKSPTPGSAAISPMSNGGGGTATGGILQQHPSIAVTPKEIAVEPQSPLFHIRYKSLSSLQLAATTTPQDSATPISPSPKGGAQDKNHLLSKSASAAVQGRGGEGTLDSSRSGGRTSGDSGKLPEKKSRRLSRPRSLSNLVWDLRPHKSSSDKSKKKLYLHQFDVRQQGTLYL; via the exons ATGGCGGCCACGGACGGGCAGATCATTCTGGCGGCGTCACGGTTCGCGTCGGACAGCCCGCCGGCGTACCTGCGGGACTTTGCCAAGAGCAGCGAGCTGCCGGCGGTCGGCAAGATCGTGAAGGGCCAGTACTACAACCTGGGCGTGCCGACGCTCTCGAACCCGTCGCTGCAGAGCACGGCCCTGTTCCTGAACGCGGGCCGCAAGTACCAGATCCTGGCGCAGCCGGTCAAGATCAAGGAGGGCCGCAAGAACACGAACGTCGGCCCAAAGGTGCTGATCCCGGAGACGTACGCCGGGTACTTTGAGCTACTGAGCGAGGACGGCCGATCGACGCGGTGCATCGAGAGTGTGTTGGAGTTGTCGCGGCGGCGCAACTTCCGGGTGCTGGTGCGCGAGACGTTGCGCTGCAACCACAACAGCAAGTCGGTGCACGCGGGTGAAATACTGACCACGATCTCGGACAACGGGAAGCAGCTGCAGTGCCGGACGGCGAAGGACGAGATCGTCAACCTGCCATTGGAAGCCAAAGCCAAGTTCTCGCCGATCGCCAAGGAGGACAGCATCAGCGGCGTGCACACGGTGCGCAATCTGCTCCAGAAGCGGATGCCCGTCACGGTCCGGCTGGTGCACGGGGCGGCCCCGAAGGGCCTGAAGCAACCGTTCGTGCCGGAGCTGCGGCTGCTCGGGTGCATCGAGGTGGACCGAATATTTGCCCTGCCGCTGCAGAAGGACATGGACCTCATCTCGGTGCCACTGAACGCGAAGATCAAGATCCAGCGGGCCAAGAACATGGACCAGCTGGACCACTTCATCGAGTACTCGCGCTTCCTGGACAAGGCGCACCGGTTGCTGGTGGACGCGCGCGATCGCCTGCAGATCATCGATCTCAAGCTGAcggagaaggagaagaaggacACCTCGAAGCTGGCCGGCGGGGCAAACGGGCGCAACAAGACGTCGCTCACGTCCGGGCTGACCGCGAACGGGTACGTGCTGAAGAAGAGCAACAGCTGTGATTCGAACCGCTActcaccaccgatcggtggtggcagtggtggtgccgggggAGGCACAGGAGGAGCCGCCAGTCCGAATGGGTCGATCGCGGACGAGTACGACGAGATCGATCAAATTTACGACTACGTGCGCGGGTTGGCACCGCTGCCGAAGAACCTGTACAAGTTCGAggcgatcgaaccgatcggcTCGTCCTCGCCgccgacggccaccgccactacGACCCCGATCTCGAACTCGGTACTGCTCGGTCCCGccacacaccagcaccagctcaAGACGGTGGAAAACATGAAGACGGCCCAATCGAAcgccatcaacaacaacaatcactACGAcacgagcaacaacaacaacagctacTCCAACATCATCAAGTACTCGAAccacgcgcagcagcagcagcagcagcagttggccAGTTcgaaccaccatcaccatcatcaccatcaccaccacggcggccacagccagccggcgcagcagcaccatctgCACCATTTGCACCTGCACACGGCTTCGAACAGTCTAGAGTCCTCGTCGAAGCACAACAGCGTGGCCGCCGCCCTGAACGCCATCAACAATAACCACAACGCTAGCGGCACCGTGGCGATCACGACACTCGACCACAAACCGATCCCACCGCCGATCGAGACGATCCCGGGCAAGAAGCTGCCCGagaagcggcagcggccgacGCTCCCGAAGCTGTACTTCAAGAGCAACATCGGGCTGCACCAGAAGAGTCCCACGCCCGGGTCGGCCGCCATCAGCCCGATgagcaacggtggcggtggcacggCAACCGGTGGgatcctgcagcagcacccgtCGATCGCCGTCACCCCGAAGGAGATTGCCGTTGAACCGCAGAGTCCACTGTTCCACATCAG ATACAAAAGTCTCAGCAGTCTGCAgctggcggcgacgacgacgccgcagGACTCGGCCACACCGatctcgccgtcgccgaaggGCGGGGCCCAGGACAAGAACCACCTGCTGTCGAAATCGGCCAGTGCCGCCGTGCAGGGCCGGGGGGGTGAGGGTACGCTCGATTCGTCGCGCAGCGGAGGCCGCACGTCGGGCGATTCGGGCAAGCTGCCGGAAAAGAAGTCCCGCCGGCTGAGCCGACCGCGCAGCCTCTCGAACCTGGTGTGGGACCTGCGGCCACACAAGTCGTCGTCGGACAAGTCGAAGAAGAAGCTCTACCTGCACCAGTTCGACGTGCGGCAGCAGGGAACCCTCTACCTGTAG